In Candidatus Hydrogenedens sp., the genomic window ATGTCTCTTGTGTTACTTTCGCCAACTTCATTTAACATTCAGAATTGGCGTTTTGTGCTTGTTAGGGATCCAGAATTACGGAAAAAAATTTATCAAGTGGCATGGAATCAGCCACAAGTTATTAATGCCTCATTATTAGTTGTTTTATGTGCTGATATAAAAGCATGGGAAAAACAACCCGAACGTTACTGGCGAAATGCTCCAGAAGATATTAAAAATTTTGTCGTGCCCGCTATTGACCAGTATTATCGTGGAAGGGAACAAGTACAGAGGGATGAAGCCATGCGTTCATGTGGTATTGCTGTACAAACCTTAATGTTGGCAGCCAAGGCAATGGGCTACGATACATGCCCAATGGTTGGTTTTGACTTTGATGCAGTTGCCAAGTTAATTAATCTCCCACAAGACCACGTAGTTGCTATGATGGTCGCAGTGGGTAAGGCTACAAAACCTGCCTGGCCTCGTGCAGGGCAACTTCCGTATGAAGAAGTTGTTATAATTGATAAGTTTAGTGATTAATCAAAACTCTATTGTTGATGCGATATAGAAAAAGTCAGAATCATTGTCGTTCATAGTCGATATAAATGAAGTTCCATAATTATCGAGGAAAGCACCTTTAACAATTCCGTCGCCAACAAAGAAATGAGACCATCCTGTTTCAAAATTTAGGTCTTCATTATAAGCGTAGGAGAGAGTTAATAATGTTTGCCAGCCTAAGTCCTTCGGATTTTCTTGAGTAAAAAATGACAGATAGCCTAAGGGATAAAATTCATAACTACCCAGTGAGAACGAGTAAGGACTATCAAAGGAAGAAATTGTTTGTAGGTAACTCAGTTCAAAACTTACTTCGACTTTCTCGGTCGGATTTACAGAAACACCAGAATATACCTGCCAGAAATTTGTCATGCCAGATATATCTATAAAATTCTCTTCTCTATATGCTGAAAACAACCGATTAAAGGAAGGACTTGCGGAACTAGCATCTAAATTTAAGAACCAATCCATAAACGAAACATCACGATTATCATCAGCATCATAATAGCACCCACCCAGATAAACTCTTGGGGACCATTTTATTTTTGATAGTGTATAACCTACTTCGAAGTGCCCCGCAGGTAAAGACCAGGAAATATCATCGTCACCATAGATTCCTCCAATCGGAACAAATAAATTCCCAAAAGCAGAACCCTCACCCCATTGATATGCTGTTTCCATTTCATAGTCCCAATCTTCATGACTGCCATAAAACCGTAAGCCAATAGTGTGAATATATGTCGTATCAGAGTTATCTCGTCCAAGAACCCCCTCTATTGCTTCTAAGATAAAGTCATCTCTTGTAACTTCACTATTTGTATTATCTCTCAACAAGAAGTAATAAAAATCAATATTTGTTCCTTCCCAAATATTTTTCCATGTAAAATAAGTTGACCAAAAATCAATATCATCATGATTAAATGAACTCATGCTTTCAAAAAGTTTTCCATAAAATACATCCAGCATCCAAGATTCTTTTTCATATTGTAGACGGATAGCATCAAAACTTAACCCTGTAAAGACATTAGGTCCAGGGTCTGAACCCACAAGCCAACCAGAACCCAGGTCAATTGCTTGTCTGCCTACTGTAAATGTTAAATCATTAATTCCAAAATCCTTAGCTTGTATGTAGGCTTGAAACAGCTCTATATCATCAGATGAATCCGCTCTATTATCTTTACCTGTTAGATATTGTTGGGACCGAAAGTCTTCCCCCCATGTATCAATAGAGTCTACTTCAAAAAACACAGATATATTATCGGTCATTGTTGCCTTTGTATGTAATCGTGTTCTCTGTTCAACATAAGAAGTACCAGTAGAGCCTTCACCTGATCGATATGCTGAATAGGTACCCTCAGGTCCAATACTCCTACCAAATAAAGCACATGAAGGAATTCGCACTTGGTCCGAAGGTTCAATCCATTGGCGGTAATATAATCCATAAATTTCTATTTTACCACCAATTTCAACAGATGTAAGTTCAGCATTAACAATAGAAGTAAATGGAATAGTAAAAATAAGGCATAGAAGAGTTGTTCTGTTACACATATATATATTCCTTCTTGGGTAGTTTTATTAATATATAACATGTATCTGAAGTTTAATATCAATATTCATGCCAAAATATATAATTTATTCATTAAATTATTGTAAATTGGTAAAATCTCTTTATCTATTCATTTTTTGTTCAAATTATTTTCACAAGAATACTTCCATAAAGTATCATTCACTATTTAAAATGACATTTTTGTCTATTTTTTTAAGTATCAGACCCCTTTCCCCTGAATAGCAGATATAAATAAACTATTTCACAAAGTATTGTGATAATAGGAAAAGATAAAACTGGATACAGATTAATTCCAAAGTATCCTGCTGACCAGTGATGAAATACCCAATCCCAGTTCGGTGACCATCGCCCTTCATTTCCAATCCAAACCTGAATGAATTCTTCCAGCATACTTAATCCAGGAACCCACCAAATCCATGGGAGGCATACAATAATCAGTATAATACCGATAGCAACATTTCCTAAACCAGCCTTTACTGCCCCTGGTGCTTGAGGTGTCGTCCATGCAGATTCAAGCAAGCCCAGACAAATAGCAACTATAAATGCTAAAGTAAACTTTAAATATCTTGATTGCCCCCAACTTTTCAATTCCCAGTTTCCACACAATCTATACCATTTATTGGTCATTTAAGATTTGACTTTATAGGACCGAAATTCTTGAATAAAAATAGACCTTCTTTACCTGGAGCAATAATATCTTTCCAACTATTTTTATCTATATCATCTACCCAAAAATAAATACCAACACCACTTGCTTGACCTGCAGGTCCATAGTCTAAAGTATACCTAACAAAGTCACCTTTATTTATTTTGAAGTAGTACACCCCTAATGGGTCTTTTGAGCCAGGGTCATGAAATGCATGTGCACGATAACGTTTCCCTGTAATTAATTCTAATTCACCATCATTGTCTATATCATGGAGTTGTATATCATGGTATTGAGAGCGATTTTCATCAATAACATGTTTTTCCCATGACCTTTTCCCATCATCTAATATTTTTTGTTCATACCAGAATAAACCGTAATCATGAGCAGAACCAACAATAATATCGTTCTTACCATTTTTATTTACATCAAAAACCAGAATAGGCACACTGGCAGAACCCAAATTCCACTCTGGAAACCACTGCCAATTCTCAGTATCAAATGGATTTATTGGTGATTTAAGCCAACCACCAGAAAATAGGAAATCAATTGCTCCATCTCCATCAACATCGCCACAACCGAAACCATGTCCCCCCGCTCCATCAGTTTTAACCTCATATTTATCAAATGAACCAGTTGGTTTCCCATCTTCTCCCATTTTCAACTTAAAGATAAAAACAGGTTTCGTTACAGGTATTACTTCAGGTATACCATCTTTATCTAAATCATAGAACACAGCCCGTTCAATATTTCCAACTTCTGCAATATTGTGAGTATTCCATAACCCGTCGTTACCTTTTGGATTTTCACGCCAACGTAAGGTTTTACCCCACCATCCGCCTGTAATAACATCTAAATATCCATCTCCATTTACATCCATAGGGAAGTTAGAAAAATCATCATAATAATCGTCCATTGGTTGAAGAACGCATACTCGGTGCGACTTTTTATAATCGGGTCCTTCATACCAGTATTCGCCTGAAAATATATCTATAATTCCATCATTGTTAACATCAAAAGATGATGCAGATTCATAAATGCCCTGTCCTATCCGCTCTCTTTGAAACAGAAGATAATTTTCTGTTTCCGCTCCTGATATTATTTGTGAAACACAAAAAATAATTATTGGTAACATTATAAGTTCCTTTTTAGTTAAAATGTTTTTACGTTGAATGGCAATGGTTTTCCTGAAAGGTCAGTTAAACGAAGACAAAAGTTCCAGCCTCCTTTAATTTGGGTGATTTGGAGCAAGATTTTGTTTACTCCGTTATTAAAATGCACCTGTATTTTATCATCGTCTACCTTCATTCCCCTGTCTACATGTTTCTTAGCCACTTCTTGTTGATTAACCCATAAGCGGAAGCCATCATCCGAACCGATATTAACAAAAGCGTCTGTTTCTTCAGGTAATTCTATTTCTGTATAGGCAAAAGCGGAAAGGTACGAGCATTCAGAAGCGTTTTGTTCACACAGTGAAATCAGACCTATATAGCCCCAACCTTCTGCTTTTACATTTTTCTTCCATGAATACTTTTGTTGTTGGAACTCCAATGGTGAGTTTAAATCTACTACTGCTTGGGGAAAACCATAACTTTCTCGAAATGGATTGTCAATACTCCAGGGAAATGGACCTATTAAGTTCCAATTTTCAACAAAACCTACCAAAGAAGAGAAGAGAGACAAATTTTTTGAGTTCGATAAAGTAGAAATAATAACGTCGATAGAACTCACATTTGCCAATTGCTCTATAAGAATATTTTTTATTTTTTCTTTTTGTTCTTTATCTTCTTCAGGGATAGCACACCAAAGCTCAAACAGAAGTGGAAATGGTAATTTTTTAGGGTCTTCTTTCTCTAATTCTGGCAATAATACATTTATTGCCTCTAACGTAGGAAATTTTTTTATCCCCTCCAATACTATTTCTTGTTCCTCTGGTGGGCATAACTTAAAGAGATATAAATAAGCCTTTCCTATGAATTGTTTTTCATTTTCTTCTACTTGTTTATATGTTGAGACTGTTCGCCATAAACACTCTCCAAGTTTTTGTTTTTCCGAATCATCGAGAGATGGCATTATAAGAGGGACATAATCTACGTATTTTAATGAAGGCTCTTCATAGAATGCATTCAAAAATACTCGTTTTACATCTGTATGAGGTTTGTTTAATAAGTCTATTACAAGTTTTTTTGCTTCTTCATTATTGTCATATTGCACTAATAAAGGAATAAGTAATACCTGCTGCTCTGTCGAAATTTTCGAACATAATTGTAATATTTGTTTTTCTACCTCTTTAGGATAAAGCAAGGTTATAGCATGGAAAACTGAACGATAAAGATGTCTTTTATCGGTATCAGATAAAATATCAATGAGGGTAGGAAGAACCGAAGCATCCCCGAAACGTCCTAACCCTGTAATTGCAGATTGTAGAATTGCTGAGTCTTTACAAAATTGAAGGGTACTCCGATACATTTCCATCGCATAATCCCAATTTCCGCCTTTAAGTACAACATTTTCAGCTAAACGAATATAAGCATCCCACAATTCTTTATATACAGGTTCGATAGTATTCACCGATGTGCATATCTCTAATAATCTTGGGGCATATATTGGTACACCTGTGTTTGAAAGAACCATAGCCGATGCTGATTTTATGCTTAGATTATTATCATTTAAGAGTGAATAAATTTTATCTGTGCATGGCACTTCACCCATTTGATATAAACCAAGAAGGATAGAGATTTTCCCTTCGGTATCAATTTGGTCTAATGTGTCACAAAGAAGTTGGGCAGAATTCCTTGTCCCATTTTCAACGAATGCCACACGAACTTTTTCCCTCCATTGTGGGTCTAAAAGATATTCTCTTAATACACTAAGGTCTGTTTGCTCATCTATCATAAGTATTAATGTTTTTAATATTACGTCACGAGCAGAATCACTTAAAGATGTATCCTCAAAATAATTGATTAATTTATTGTAAAATATCTGTTTATTTTCCATCTCTGTCTTTATTAAGCGGTTTGTAATATCAAACAAGATATTTCGTGCTGTTCCAGAAATATCCGGGTTTGTCGATTGCAAACAAGGAATAATTTTAGGTAAAACATCCATAGGTGGTTTTAGAGGTAGCAATTGCCTTGCTATTGCGTGGTCTGATGGGTTTTCAGAATTAAGTTTCCCAATGAGAAGTTCAAGTGACATACTCCTGTCGAAATCAGATGGAGCGGTCAACATTGATACCATAAAAAAAATAGTTAGTATAGTTGTTATCATGTTCTATTCCTTTTTCTGTCTTATTACAAATGCCAAGGTGCACGATATGTTCGAGTAAGATAACAATTTGCCTCTCTATCGTTTACAAATTGTTCATTTGCGGAGTCCCATAACAATTTTCTACTGGTTCGCAATGCAATACCTGCAAGTAAAACAGCCGATGTTGAACGAAATCCTTGTTCTATATCTGCGGAAGGCTTTTTTCGTGTTCGAACGCAATCAAAAAAGTTATTATGGTGGTCTGTATTAGCCCAACTGCGTTCTGGTTCCCCTACAAATTCAGGTGCTTGCGACCCATCTGCATATCTAATAATAAAAGAACCCCTATCTACAAATAAAGAACCTTTTGTCCCGTGGAACGCTATGCCGTACCCTTTATTTGCATGAAAATTTGCGTGTCTTTGTTCCCATGTTACAAAACATCCAGGGTATTCCATCAACGCTTCTATCGTTTCATAATTATCAGCCCCTGGACCCTCACGATAACTTCCGCCGACAGCCTGAATAGACAAAGGAGCGTCTTGTTGTATTCCCCAATGAACCACATCAATCAAATGAATTCCCCAATTTGTTAGCTGTCCACCACGGGCATAATCAAAAAATCCCATAAAACCGCCAAATCGCTCCCGAGAAAAAGGTACATAGGGTGCGGGACCAAGCCACAAATCCCAGTCTAACCCTTTAGGTATGGGTTCAATCTTCTCACCTGGTTTCCATTCGTTAACACCGACCCAGGCCCGAGCAGATGTAATTGTCCCTAAATGTCCCGAGTGGATAATGTGCATTGCCCTTTGAAATACAGGCATAGACCTCTGTTGTGTTCCTACCTGAACAACACGACCGTATCTTCGGGCAGTGTCAACCATAGCACGACCTTCCTGAATCGTAACGCAAACAGGCTTTTCTACATAGACGTCTTTTCCAGCTTTGCAAAACATAATTGTTAAAAGGGCATGCCAATGGTCAGGAGTTGCAACAAAGACAGCATCGATGTCTGAGCGGTCAAGCAAATAACGAAAATCTTGAAAACCTTCTGGTCGCTTTTTACTAAGTTTTTCAACTGTATCCATCGCCTGATAGTATCGACTTTTTGCAACATCACATACTGCTACAATCTGGCAATTAGGATTAACAGCCAGAGCCTCTATATGTCTTGAACCCATCCCACCGTTGCCAATAACTGCCAGACGAATTACATCTGAGAGACTAATTCCCTCTGCAAAAGCATGAGCGAACCATGATGAACTGTTGAGCAATATCAAGCCTGAACTAATCTTTTTTATAAACCTTCGTCGGTTTATTTTGTTATCTTCTTTTTTATTTTTTGACATAACCTAAAACCTTATATATTATATATTGACTTATGTAGTTTTGCTTGCTTTTTCTGCTAATTCACCAAAACGATGAACAACTGCTAATGCTGGGTCTAACGGCACTTTAGCTCGCTGAACATCTTTTGGAACCGAAATAATCGGTGTCGGTCTTAATGATTTTCCTGCAAATTGAGGTAGCCATGTTTGTTCGGCTTCCAACATTTCCGCTACCATATCGCGTATCTCTTTTAAGGACAGACATGCAGAGGTAAGCGGGTCTAATGCACATGCTGAAACAACCAATTCTGGGTCTCCCTGGATACTTGCCTCTACTGCTAACCCCTGAACATTTACATTGGTAAGATTTAACCCAGCACATTGAGATGGCAATGCCCCTATATGTGTTGGATGTAATCCTATTTTATCTGCAAACACTGGAATTTCAACACAACAGCCGTCTGGAAGATTTGTAATATAATGGTCGTTTCGAACATTCCCTTGAAATTTAAATGTTTTGCCTGTTTCTAATGCTTCAAGGATATAAGAGCAATATTCAACACTTCTTCCTTTAATTTTTGTCGGTTCATTCGCCAGCAAGTCCTCATTCTCTAATTTTTCTGCAATTAGCTTGCACCATTTATAATAAGCACCTGATTCTCCACCAAAAGATGGTTCGTCACAATACATTTTTAGTGTCCTCTCATGACTACGAAACCATGGAATATATTCGGAAAGATGTCCTGTGCTTTCAGTCATAAAATATCCAAAATGCCTCATAACCTCAATACGCACTTTTTCGTTTACATAATATTCAGGTTGCTCACAACGGAGTTTGAATAAGGGATATAAATCTTTTCCTTTGTGCTCAATTCTTAAGAACCAAGCCATATGATTTATCCCAGCAACTAAGTAGTCAATCTCATCCTTTGGAACTTCTACATAACCGGAAATTAAATCTAATGTTGTTTGAACACCATGACATAGCCCCACAAACTTAAGTCCAGGGACTTTCCCTAATGCCCAACATACCATTGCCATGGGATTAACATAATTCAACAAATATGCGTTTGGACAAAGTTCCTGCATATCATTTGCTAATTCTAACATGACAGGAATAGTACGAAGTGCCCTAAATATTCCTCCCGGTCCCATGGTATCCCCAATACATTGGTCAACCCCATGCTTTAATGGTATCTCATAATCATACTTAAAAGCATTTACCCCTCCAATTTGCAACATTGCAATTACGTAATCTGCTTGATTTAAGGCTTCACGTCTGTCTTGAGTAATATAATTTTTAATCTTTAAACCATTTTCCTTGCCTACACGGTCTGCAAAATTTTTCATTCGTTCTATTTTTTTGAGTGTAGGACTCATAAACCAGAACTCTGCATCTTGGAATGCAGGAATAGATACGAGGTCCATAAATAATGTCTTGCAAAACACGACACTTCCAGCACCTATCATCGCTATTTTTGCCATAATTATTCTCCTATAATTATTTTAATGTTACAATTTCAATACTTTACCCGATAGTTTAATATTATACTTCCTTGTATATCATAGTAAAATAAGAAGTAGGATTTTCCAAAAGTTAGGAAATTATAATAAGATAATGATAAATTTATTTAAAGTAAAGAGAGTTTATTTATGTTTCCATCAAACTTAAAGCGACTTTTCCTTTTTTGGACTAAAGACCCAGAACAAACACCTATCCAACTTGAAATACATACAAAGGTTATCAATTCAATCGAAAGTCTCGCTTTGTTTTTGAGGTATCTTACGTTAATTATTGTCGTTGTCGGATATATTATTGAGGCTTTTCATCAACAGTATTTACTTCCACTGTTCATTGTATTCATTGTTGCACATAATGTGTTTGTGCATTTCACGTTTTTCTTTGGAAAGTATCATCTTTTTACGACACCACTGAATTTTTTTCTTCACCTATCCTCTATTACATTGGCTGTCCTTGTTACAGAAAAAGAGTATAGTCCAATAGTAATGTTTTATCCCTTTTTTATATTTTCTTATCTTCTATATGTAGAAAAGAAACCCTATCCTCTTATAGTGACCTTAATTGTTATCATCTTCATGTGTTTTTCTATTATTGGGGCATGGCTATGGGAAGGAATATCCTATTCTTCTTATTATCTATTTTGGCGTAGTTTCACAATCTTTTTCTCGGCTCCTTTTGCTTACTTTTTTCTTTTTTATATAAACGAAACGCGGAAAGACCTTTTGCAAAAGGAACAAGAACTTCTTTACACGCAAGGGATTATCAAATCAATTATCGATAGCATTGGAACTCCTATTATTATTTTTGACGAACGTGAAATTATTGTTGATGCGAATGCCAATGCGTATGATTTTTTCCAACTTAAATCTGAAGGTATCATAGGTGAACGAATTCGTAGTTTCTTTTTTGATGATACTTTAATAGGAGAACATTTACTCTCTCTGAAATCAAGAGAAAATATGAATATCAATGCGATAGCACTTACCTCGACAGGAGAAGAAATACCTGTAGACTTTATCGTTCAGGCGTTTTATCAAAATCGTAGACGACATTTTCTTGGAATTCTTATTGATAAGCGTGAACAACAACGACTCCAAGAAATATCATTTGTTTTACGAAAACAAAAAGAAGAAATTGAAAATAAATTAAATCTACTAAAAGAAATTCAGGTAGGATTATCAAATCATATTGTGTCAAAAATTTATAACTATTTAACTATAATTAAAAACATTCTATATCTTGCTACAAAAGAACAACTTGGCTCGCTCTCTGAGCGACAGAAAAATGCCCTCGAAATTGCATATCGAGCAATTGATGAATTAGAAAGAGAAATAAACAAAGAAATGGAACTGGTAAGTAAAGGCTCGATGGAACAACCTTATTCATCAACTGAACAGTAAACAACTTAATTTGCTTTCCTTCTTTTTGATTGTTTTATGTAACTTCCGTATAAGAACATATTGTAATTGTAGTCGTTATATGTAAAGTAGAGTGATTTATATATTCAGACTACAAGGCAGTGAAACTACACAAACATCTAATCTAAATTAGAAAATTTTGATTTTACCATTAATGTGTAATGGTAGAGCATAGCCTGGACTAAACCAGGCATTTCCTTCACCGAATATGTTTTCAAGTTCCATTAATAGCTGAGGTGTAGGGGTAACATTATAGTCTGGATGAGCCTGAATAATTATTTCCACTTTCTTCGGTACAGTATCCACTAACTCAACTTTATCATCATCATTCTCGGAATCCGTAAGTTGGTTTATTATATCCTCAAAATGAAAAAATACATCACATTCTCCAGTATGATGAACAATAATATCAGAAAATTTATCGTAATCTTCTTTTAATTGGAACGAATTCACACGAATATGAAGAGCCTTTGCAAGTGTAAATAATTCTGTGGGTTTGACCGCTGTGCGAGCAATCAAACCAAGTTGTCCTTTGCGGAAATTTATTTTACTGAGAACAAAAATAACACTTCCTTTGGAGAGAATATCTTTTGATTCCTCATAAACATCTGAAAAAAAAGTAACTTCGTATTGTTTCCCAATGCCTTCCAAACTGACAAATGCCATTTTCCCTTTTTCATTTGTGTGATATTTTATAGAAGAAACAATTCCACCAACAATAACTTCGTCACCTTCCTTGCCCTCTTCAATCATATAATGTGGAGCTACCCATATAGAAAGTAAGTCCTTATACTGTTCTAATGGATGTCCAGTAAGGTATAAACCAACCACCTCTTTTTCATATGTTAACTTTTCTAACAACGCCCAATCATCTTTTTGGGTTTTATCCCGAGAGGTCGCTCTCGTTGTTACTCCTTCTGATTCATCAAATAAACTGATTTGTCCTAATTCACGGTCACGTATGGCTCGTTGCCCTTCCGCCAGAGATATATCAATCAAATCAAACATTTCTTTACGTTTCACACCAAAGCTATCAAATGCCCCTGCCTTTATTAAATTCTCTAAAACACGTTTATTAATTTGACGTGGATTTAACCGTTGACAAAAATCGAAAATATTCTTATATGGTCCATTGAGTTCTCGCTCTTCTACAATAGATTGACAAACACCGATTCCCACATTTTTTATGACGCCAAGACCAAACCGAATTGATTTGTCCTCAATAGTAAAGCCAACATCACTTTTATTAATATCAGGTGGAAATATTGAGATTCCCATACGTTTTGCTTCCTGAACATATAAAGAGATTTTGTCCAGATTATCGGTTTCACTTGTTAGCAAAGCACACATATACTCTTCAGGAAAATTTGCCTTTAAGTATGCTGTTTGATACGACAAAAGTGCATATGCCACAGAATGGGATTTATTGAATCCATAATTAGAAAATTCCTGAATATTTGAGTAAATTTGAGATGCCAGTTGCCCATCAATTCCATTTTTTTTACATCCATTGATGAATGGTTCTTCCATTTTCTTAACAATTTCTATTTTTTTCTTTGCCATTCCTGAACGTAACGTATCTGATTGGGGTAGGGAAAATCCTGCACATGTTTGAGCTATCTGCATGACTTGTTCTTGGTAAATTGGAATTCCATAGGTCTCTTTTACTATCGGTTCTAAGGATGGATGCCAATATTGAATTTTTTCAGGATTAAATTTGTTTTGGATGAATGTATCAATAAATTTCATGGGTCCTGGGCGATATAACGCAACCAGAGCAGAAATTTCCTCGAAAGTGCTTACCTTAAGTCGAATTGCAACGTCACGCATCCCAGAACTTTCTAATTGAAAAACCCCTAATGTCTTCCCTTCCCGTAATATCTTAAATGTCTTCTTGTCATCTAATGGAATGTTTCCCAGATTAATAGTTATGCCTTTATGTTTTTTAATTAATTTTAACGTGTTGTCAATAACTGTTAAGGTCTTTAGTCCAAGTATATCCATCTTTAATAAACCGAGATATTCAACACATTCTTTTTCCGCTTGTGTTGCAACAAATTCTGAATTTTGTTCCCTGAACAGGGCTACGAAATTAACGATTGGTTTGTCACAGATAACTATCCCCGCAGCATGAGTTCCACAATTCCTTATAATCCCCTCTAACTTAATAGCAAAGTTCCATAACTTTTTTACATTTGAGTCTGTTTCGACCAGTTGTTTCAAGTCAGGTTCTTTTTCCAATGCTTCGTTTAAAGTTATTTTCCCTGCGGGTATCATCTTAGCAATTTGGTCTACTTCATTGTATTCCATCCCAAGAACACGACCTACATCCCTAACGACGTTGCGGGCAAGTGAACGTTGAAATGTGGCTATTTGTGCTACATTCTCCGCTCCATATTTTGAAATCGCATAGCGGATAATTTCAGAACGTTGTGTATCTGCAAAATCAATATCAATATCGGGGTCGCTTACTCGTTCAGGATTTAAAAAACGTTCAAACAATAACTGATAACGTATCGGGTCTACGTCAGTTATACCTAATACATATGCTACAATACTCCCCGCCGCAGAACCTCTACCAGGCCCTACAGGAATGCTGTGTGTCTTTGCATAATGTACGATATCCCAGACAACAAGGAAATAATCTACAAAATTGAGTTTTTCTATAATCCTTAATTCATATTCTGCTCTTTCCTTGTAAATGTCAGGAACATTCCCTTCAAATTTCTTTTTTAAACCTTCATTGACTAATTTCCTTAAGTAGGTTTTTGGGTCTGAATGGTCTTCTGGAATATATTTTGGTATGAG contains:
- a CDS encoding PAS domain-containing protein, whose product is MFPSNLKRLFLFWTKDPEQTPIQLEIHTKVINSIESLALFLRYLTLIIVVVGYIIEAFHQQYLLPLFIVFIVAHNVFVHFTFFFGKYHLFTTPLNFFLHLSSITLAVLVTEKEYSPIVMFYPFFIFSYLLYVEKKPYPLIVTLIVIIFMCFSIIGAWLWEGISYSSYYLFWRSFTIFFSAPFAYFFLFYINETRKDLLQKEQELLYTQGIIKSIIDSIGTPIIIFDEREIIVDANANAYDFFQLKSEGIIGERIRSFFFDDTLIGEHLLSLKSRENMNINAIALTSTGEEIPVDFIVQAFYQNRRRHFLGILIDKREQQRLQEISFVLRKQKEEIENKLNLLKEIQVGLSNHIVSKIYNYLTIIKNILYLATKEQLGSLSERQKNALEIAYRAIDELEREINKEMELVSKGSMEQPYSSTEQ
- a CDS encoding alginate export family protein; translated protein: MCNRTTLLCLIFTIPFTSIVNAELTSVEIGGKIEIYGLYYRQWIEPSDQVRIPSCALFGRSIGPEGTYSAYRSGEGSTGTSYVEQRTRLHTKATMTDNISVFFEVDSIDTWGEDFRSQQYLTGKDNRADSSDDIELFQAYIQAKDFGINDLTFTVGRQAIDLGSGWLVGSDPGPNVFTGLSFDAIRLQYEKESWMLDVFYGKLFESMSSFNHDDIDFWSTYFTWKNIWEGTNIDFYYFLLRDNTNSEVTRDDFILEAIEGVLGRDNSDTTYIHTIGLRFYGSHEDWDYEMETAYQWGEGSAFGNLFVPIGGIYGDDDISWSLPAGHFEVGYTLSKIKWSPRVYLGGCYYDADDNRDVSFMDWFLNLDASSASPSFNRLFSAYREENFIDISGMTNFWQVYSGVSVNPTEKVEVSFELSYLQTISSFDSPYSFSLGSYEFYPLGYLSFFTQENPKDLGWQTLLTLSYAYNEDLNFETGWSHFFVGDGIVKGAFLDNYGTSFISTMNDNDSDFFYIASTIEF
- a CDS encoding Gfo/Idh/MocA family oxidoreductase, producing the protein MSKNKKEDNKINRRRFIKKISSGLILLNSSSWFAHAFAEGISLSDVIRLAVIGNGGMGSRHIEALAVNPNCQIVAVCDVAKSRYYQAMDTVEKLSKKRPEGFQDFRYLLDRSDIDAVFVATPDHWHALLTIMFCKAGKDVYVEKPVCVTIQEGRAMVDTARRYGRVVQVGTQQRSMPVFQRAMHIIHSGHLGTITSARAWVGVNEWKPGEKIEPIPKGLDWDLWLGPAPYVPFSRERFGGFMGFFDYARGGQLTNWGIHLIDVVHWGIQQDAPLSIQAVGGSYREGPGADNYETIEALMEYPGCFVTWEQRHANFHANKGYGIAFHGTKGSLFVDRGSFIIRYADGSQAPEFVGEPERSWANTDHHNNFFDCVRTRKKPSADIEQGFRSTSAVLLAGIALRTSRKLLWDSANEQFVNDREANCYLTRTYRAPWHL
- the melA gene encoding alpha-galactosidase; this encodes MAKIAMIGAGSVVFCKTLFMDLVSIPAFQDAEFWFMSPTLKKIERMKNFADRVGKENGLKIKNYITQDRREALNQADYVIAMLQIGGVNAFKYDYEIPLKHGVDQCIGDTMGPGGIFRALRTIPVMLELANDMQELCPNAYLLNYVNPMAMVCWALGKVPGLKFVGLCHGVQTTLDLISGYVEVPKDEIDYLVAGINHMAWFLRIEHKGKDLYPLFKLRCEQPEYYVNEKVRIEVMRHFGYFMTESTGHLSEYIPWFRSHERTLKMYCDEPSFGGESGAYYKWCKLIAEKLENEDLLANEPTKIKGRSVEYCSYILEALETGKTFKFQGNVRNDHYITNLPDGCCVEIPVFADKIGLHPTHIGALPSQCAGLNLTNVNVQGLAVEASIQGDPELVVSACALDPLTSACLSLKEIRDMVAEMLEAEQTWLPQFAGKSLRPTPIISVPKDVQRAKVPLDPALAVVHRFGELAEKASKTT
- a CDS encoding VCBS repeat-containing protein, which gives rise to MLPIIIFCVSQIISGAETENYLLFQRERIGQGIYESASSFDVNNDGIIDIFSGEYWYEGPDYKKSHRVCVLQPMDDYYDDFSNFPMDVNGDGYLDVITGGWWGKTLRWRENPKGNDGLWNTHNIAEVGNIERAVFYDLDKDGIPEVIPVTKPVFIFKLKMGEDGKPTGSFDKYEVKTDGAGGHGFGCGDVDGDGAIDFLFSGGWLKSPINPFDTENWQWFPEWNLGSASVPILVFDVNKNGKNDIIVGSAHDYGLFWYEQKILDDGKRSWEKHVIDENRSQYHDIQLHDIDNDGELELITGKRYRAHAFHDPGSKDPLGVYYFKINKGDFVRYTLDYGPAGQASGVGIYFWVDDIDKNSWKDIIAPGKEGLFLFKNFGPIKSNLK
- a CDS encoding nitroreductase family protein, encoding MDVFEAIELRRAVKQFDPNHKITEEEIQKLMSLVLLSPTSFNIQNWRFVLVRDPELRKKIYQVAWNQPQVINASLLVVLCADIKAWEKQPERYWRNAPEDIKNFVVPAIDQYYRGREQVQRDEAMRSCGIAVQTLMLAAKAMGYDTCPMVGFDFDAVAKLINLPQDHVVAMMVAVGKATKPAWPRAGQLPYEEVVIIDKFSD